A window of the Candidatus Hydrogenedentota bacterium genome harbors these coding sequences:
- a CDS encoding DUF3313 domain-containing protein: protein MRKCWLAFGPKSLLSLVVAAGMACVLVACASTSQAKKTSTSGFLGDYSQLRPGKEGQAQLLFINPEAQFSAYTSILMDPISVYASTGDSALGKAPKDQIQELLNYLDATVRDKLSGDYTFVTTPGPGTMRLRIALTEAKGANPDISP, encoded by the coding sequence ATGAGAAAGTGTTGGTTGGCATTTGGCCCAAAGTCCTTGCTCAGCCTTGTGGTGGCAGCCGGCATGGCGTGTGTGCTGGTGGCGTGCGCGTCCACCAGCCAGGCGAAAAAAACAAGCACGTCGGGCTTTTTGGGCGACTATTCTCAATTGAGGCCGGGAAAAGAAGGCCAGGCCCAGTTGCTGTTTATAAACCCTGAGGCGCAGTTCTCAGCATACACCTCGATCCTTATGGACCCGATATCAGTGTATGCGAGCACGGGGGACAGTGCCCTGGGCAAGGCCCCCAAAGACCAGATTCAGGAGCTTCTCAATTACCTTGATGCGACGGTGCGCGACAAACTCTCAGGCGATTACACATTTGTGACCACACCCGGTCCCGGGACCATGCGTCTGCGCATCGCGCTGACCGAGGCAAAAGGGGCTAACCCGGATATCTCACCATAA
- a CDS encoding response regulator → MNASLAHCFIVDDDLSFGRSLKRLLNAEGVSADYFGSAKSFLDSVHPGQPGYAIVDIHMPGLDGFWLMNKMRDLRYVMPVIIITGQTGADTRDLALENGAMGFLQKPFDGESLLELMRRHADEGDRQAAKEEE, encoded by the coding sequence ATGAACGCATCTTTGGCCCATTGTTTTATTGTGGACGACGACCTGTCATTCGGCAGGTCCCTCAAGCGGCTCCTAAACGCAGAGGGGGTCTCTGCGGACTACTTCGGTTCAGCCAAATCTTTTCTGGATTCCGTGCATCCCGGGCAGCCCGGATACGCCATCGTGGACATCCACATGCCCGGTCTCGACGGGTTCTGGTTGATGAACAAGATGCGCGACCTTCGTTATGTCATGCCTGTGATTATCATCACCGGACAGACGGGGGCCGACACCCGTGACCTGGCCCTGGAAAACGGCGCCATGGGCTTTCTGCAAAAGCCTTTCGACGGGGAATCCCTGCTGGAATTGATGAGACGGCATGCAGACGAAGGGGACAGGCAGGCGGCGAAAGAAGAAGAATGA
- a CDS encoding PAS domain-containing protein, whose amino-acid sequence MADSHSISWVTVVWVTIAAVCLSLALVHLVFWRRKKTWEHAGFAVVALATIGCAVNEWQMMWAETPEMYHAVLRWTHVPWWIVVITLVFFVRKYLRAGRPWLAWAVCGLRTLSLIVNFVVPPNLNFREIAALKHVQFLGESVSISVGEPNPWMLSGQLSSALFMVFVADATATVWRRGDRRLAWSLGGSLVFLVVATTAQILLVYFGIFPMPVTTSLFFLPIVAAMGLELSNEMLRAAQLSVELHESKERLALTTRTAGAGLWSWNFRTGQISATEKARALYGFTPSEEITYSAFLNRVHPGDRERTDRAARQAFQESSEFQSEHRALLPDGTVRWIKAQGQPFLSSSGEPERMTGVFMDISEHKRQEGEMAELRLELAHISRVMVMNELSTSLAHEINQPLGAILNNASAAALLMPHAEETKEECAAIVTDIIHDARRAGDVIRKLRGILKRTDAQFEPVQINALIEEVVDMLHDSLGMNRVSVCVCTKPDLPEIRGDRVRIQQVLVNLITNAMDAMRDKPVRTLTIRSSEESSGEISVTVCDSGTGIAPAVIDKMFGPFVTTKKDGLGMGLRICRSIVEEHGGTIRAENNPDGGATFTFTLGNCPEETA is encoded by the coding sequence TTGGCTGACAGTCACTCCATATCCTGGGTAACGGTGGTCTGGGTAACAATAGCGGCAGTCTGCCTCTCGCTGGCCCTGGTACATCTGGTGTTCTGGCGGCGCAAAAAGACGTGGGAGCATGCGGGCTTCGCAGTGGTGGCGCTGGCGACGATAGGCTGTGCGGTCAATGAATGGCAGATGATGTGGGCGGAAACGCCGGAAATGTATCACGCGGTGCTGCGGTGGACTCATGTGCCGTGGTGGATTGTTGTCATCACCCTGGTATTCTTTGTGCGAAAGTATCTGCGGGCCGGCCGTCCGTGGCTGGCATGGGCGGTCTGCGGCCTGCGCACTCTTTCACTCATCGTCAATTTTGTCGTTCCGCCAAACCTTAACTTCCGCGAGATAGCAGCCCTGAAACATGTCCAGTTTCTCGGTGAATCCGTTTCCATCAGCGTGGGCGAGCCAAATCCATGGATGCTGTCCGGCCAGTTAAGCTCGGCGCTTTTCATGGTATTTGTCGCGGATGCCACGGCTACCGTCTGGCGCCGGGGTGACCGGCGCCTGGCCTGGTCACTGGGTGGAAGCCTCGTCTTTCTGGTTGTGGCAACCACGGCGCAGATCCTTCTGGTTTACTTTGGAATCTTCCCCATGCCGGTCACGACAAGCCTGTTCTTTCTGCCTATCGTGGCGGCCATGGGCCTTGAACTCAGTAACGAAATGCTCCGTGCAGCACAATTGTCGGTCGAACTGCATGAGAGCAAGGAGCGGCTGGCTTTGACCACAAGAACTGCCGGGGCGGGGCTGTGGTCCTGGAACTTTAGAACCGGCCAGATTTCGGCGACAGAAAAAGCGCGTGCGCTGTACGGCTTTACACCTTCAGAAGAAATAACCTATTCGGCCTTTCTTAACAGGGTCCATCCTGGAGATCGCGAGAGGACAGACCGTGCCGCGCGCCAGGCTTTTCAAGAGTCGTCGGAGTTCCAGTCAGAACACCGCGCCCTGTTGCCGGACGGAACGGTTCGCTGGATTAAGGCTCAGGGCCAGCCATTTCTGAGCAGTTCCGGCGAACCTGAGCGGATGACCGGCGTATTCATGGATATCAGCGAGCACAAGCGGCAGGAAGGGGAGATGGCGGAATTGCGCCTGGAACTGGCGCATATTAGCCGGGTCATGGTCATGAACGAGCTTTCCACGTCCCTGGCGCATGAGATTAACCAACCGCTGGGGGCCATCCTGAACAATGCCTCGGCCGCCGCACTGTTGATGCCGCATGCGGAGGAAACCAAGGAGGAGTGCGCCGCCATCGTGACGGACATCATCCATGACGCCCGACGCGCCGGTGATGTCATTCGCAAGCTCAGGGGGATTCTGAAAAGAACCGACGCACAGTTTGAGCCCGTGCAAATCAACGCGTTGATTGAAGAGGTCGTCGACATGCTTCACGACAGCCTGGGCATGAACAGGGTGTCCGTTTGCGTTTGCACCAAGCCAGACCTTCCTGAAATCCGGGGAGACCGGGTTCGCATACAGCAAGTCTTGGTCAACTTAATCACGAACGCCATGGACGCGATGCGGGACAAGCCGGTCAGGACCTTGACAATCCGTTCAAGCGAGGAATCTTCAGGGGAAATATCAGTGACCGTCTGTGATTCCGGGACTGGGATTGCCCCGGCTGTGATAGACAAGATGTTCGGTCCCTTTGTCACCACCAAGAAAGATGGCCTGGGCATGGGGCTTCGCATTTGCCGGTCAATTGTGGAGGAGCATGGCGGAACTATTCGGGCGGAAAACAATCCGGACGGCGGGGCGACGTTCACTTTTACCCTGGGGAACTGTCCGGAAGAAACCGCGTGA
- a CDS encoding response regulator transcription factor: MTTEKAVIYVVEDDPSFRKSMERLIRASGFEAVSFESANSFLMEPCIRRPACLLLDVQLPDIDGLDLQRKLAEGGNSLPIVFMTGHGSIPMSVQAMKHGAVDFLPKPFEADDLLTAIQRALERDMCNRVSEIHADRAKSLIDTLTPREAEVLRYVIAGRLNKQIAYALGTTEKTIKVHRGRVMQKMKVSSVAELVRLAEQAGVHPAV, translated from the coding sequence GTGACAACGGAAAAAGCCGTAATCTATGTTGTGGAGGACGACCCGTCGTTCCGCAAGAGCATGGAACGGTTAATCCGGGCGTCGGGGTTTGAGGCCGTCTCTTTTGAATCCGCAAATTCCTTCCTGATGGAGCCTTGCATCCGGCGTCCGGCATGTCTCCTTCTGGATGTGCAGCTTCCGGATATCGACGGGCTGGACCTTCAGCGGAAGCTCGCGGAGGGGGGCAACAGCCTGCCTATTGTCTTCATGACCGGTCACGGAAGCATCCCAATGAGTGTTCAAGCCATGAAACATGGGGCCGTGGATTTTCTGCCCAAGCCGTTTGAGGCGGATGACCTCCTGACTGCCATTCAGAGGGCCCTGGAACGCGACATGTGCAACAGGGTGAGTGAGATTCATGCGGACAGGGCAAAGTCATTAATTGACACCCTGACACCCAGGGAAGCCGAAGTTCTGCGTTATGTCATTGCCGGAAGGCTCAACAAGCAGATTGCATACGCCCTTGGAACTACTGAGAAGACCATCAAGGTCCACCGGGGCCGCGTCATGCAGAAAATGAAGGTATCATCGGTGGCGGAACTCGTGCGTCTCGCGGAGCAGGCAGGCGTTCACCCGGCAGTCTAA
- a CDS encoding sugar porter family MFS transporter, protein MDGDGGGSPAYVFLLASVAALGGLLFGYDTAVISGAIGFIREHWSLDPHMEGWTASSALVGCIAGAAFAGVLSDAIGRKKALLLSAVLFTVSAVASALPQNVAQLAVARIIGGLGVGAASMLSPLYIAEVSPARIRGRMVSINQFAIVFGMLVVYFVNYFIAARGESAGGAQWNVEVGWRWMFASETLPALLFFALLFLVPESPRWLIKRNRGGEALAVLSRVGGGAAARAEAASIADTVAHEDSSPAQLLQPGLRLAVLIGIVLAVLQQVTGINVVLYYAPKIFESMGLSATGAIFQTILVGAVNMGFTLVAIWVVDRVGRKPLLLAASAGMGLCLCGLGVSHSLGRMHGALPLLLVLAYVASFAVAMGPVVWVVLSEIYPTRVRGTAMSVATVCLWIACYAVSQTFPWLLATFSGNSFYLYAVMCAVSLAFVWRFIPETKGRTLEEIERQWTVDN, encoded by the coding sequence ATGGACGGGGACGGCGGGGGAAGCCCGGCTTATGTGTTCCTGCTGGCCTCGGTGGCCGCGCTGGGCGGGCTGCTGTTCGGCTATGACACGGCGGTAATCTCGGGCGCCATCGGCTTCATCCGGGAGCACTGGTCCCTTGACCCGCACATGGAGGGCTGGACCGCATCGAGCGCGCTGGTGGGGTGCATCGCGGGCGCCGCTTTTGCGGGGGTGCTCAGCGACGCCATCGGGCGGAAGAAGGCGCTTCTCCTCTCCGCGGTCCTTTTCACAGTCTCCGCCGTCGCCTCCGCGCTGCCGCAAAACGTCGCGCAGCTCGCCGTCGCCCGCATCATCGGCGGGCTCGGCGTGGGCGCGGCCTCCATGCTTTCGCCGCTGTACATCGCGGAGGTGAGCCCGGCCCGCATCCGGGGCCGGATGGTCTCAATCAACCAGTTTGCCATCGTGTTCGGCATGCTGGTGGTGTATTTCGTGAACTACTTCATCGCGGCGCGGGGCGAGTCCGCCGGGGGGGCGCAGTGGAATGTGGAAGTGGGCTGGCGGTGGATGTTCGCCTCGGAAACCCTGCCCGCGCTCCTGTTCTTCGCGCTGCTGTTTCTCGTGCCCGAAAGCCCGCGCTGGCTCATCAAGCGGAACCGGGGCGGCGAGGCCCTGGCGGTGCTGTCCCGCGTGGGCGGGGGCGCGGCGGCGCGGGCCGAGGCGGCCTCCATCGCGGACACCGTCGCGCATGAGGACAGTTCCCCGGCGCAGTTGCTTCAGCCGGGCCTGCGCCTCGCCGTGCTCATCGGCATCGTGCTGGCGGTGCTCCAGCAGGTCACAGGCATCAATGTTGTGCTGTATTACGCCCCGAAAATTTTCGAGAGCATGGGCCTTTCCGCCACGGGCGCCATTTTCCAGACCATCCTGGTCGGCGCGGTGAACATGGGCTTCACCCTGGTCGCCATTTGGGTGGTGGACCGGGTGGGCCGCAAACCCCTGCTGCTGGCGGCCTCGGCGGGCATGGGGCTGTGCCTTTGCGGGCTGGGCGTGTCGCACAGCCTGGGGCGCATGCACGGCGCGCTGCCCCTGCTGCTCGTGCTGGCCTACGTGGCGTCTTTCGCGGTGGCCATGGGCCCGGTGGTGTGGGTCGTCCTCTCGGAGATATACCCGACCCGAGTCCGCGGCACGGCCATGTCCGTGGCCACCGTGTGCCTGTGGATTGCCTGCTACGCCGTGTCCCAGACTTTTCCCTGGCTGCTGGCCACCTTCTCGGGCAACAGTTTCTACCTCTACGCCGTGATGTGCGCCGTGTCCCTTGCGTTTGTCTGGCGGTTCATCCCCGAGACCAAAGGCCGCACATTGGAGGAAATAGAAAGGCAGTGGACGGTTGACAATTGA
- a CDS encoding ABC transporter permease, with the protein MHGLDHFTTALHSIAQNKVRSLLTTLGVIIGVMSVILLIALGESAQSYVEREFAVMGSNILIITPGKQETTGLFPITAGSNRKLTYEIAQSIKRKAPGVSGVASNIIGLSTVRYGRRMRSVLTIGTTPDFDKVRQLFTQIGRFINDRDIERNNRVCIIGTTLKRELFGDEPALHKRVTINGSKHMIVGILEERGMALGIDLGDLCIVPLPSAQELFNRKDLFEILVSSRSQEDIPRVGRSLHEIMMAAFDNNEDFTITDQDGMLSTFSRIFDMLRLMLVGIASISLLVGGIGIMNIMLVSVRERTREVGVRMAVGARRLDIALQFLIESVTLSVLGGLMGIALGAAGAFVLHALYPSLPIGISMWSTATSFLFSLAVGVFFGVYPAVKAAGVDPVVALRYE; encoded by the coding sequence ATGCACGGCCTGGACCACTTCACGACGGCGCTGCACTCCATCGCGCAGAACAAGGTCCGCTCCCTGCTGACCACCCTCGGGGTGATCATCGGCGTGATGTCGGTCATCCTGCTCATCGCGCTGGGGGAGTCGGCCCAGTCCTATGTGGAGCGCGAGTTCGCCGTGATGGGGTCGAACATCCTGATCATCACCCCCGGCAAACAGGAGACCACGGGGCTTTTCCCGATCACGGCGGGCAGCAACCGCAAGCTGACCTATGAGATTGCCCAGTCCATCAAGCGCAAGGCGCCCGGCGTCAGCGGCGTGGCGTCGAACATCATCGGCCTGTCCACGGTGCGCTACGGAAGGCGCATGCGCAGCGTGCTCACCATCGGCACCACGCCCGACTTCGACAAGGTCCGCCAGCTCTTCACGCAGATAGGGCGCTTCATCAACGACCGGGACATCGAGCGGAACAACCGGGTCTGCATCATCGGCACCACGCTGAAGCGGGAACTGTTCGGGGACGAGCCGGCCCTGCACAAGCGGGTCACCATAAACGGGTCCAAGCACATGATCGTGGGCATCCTGGAGGAGCGGGGCATGGCGCTGGGGATAGACCTGGGCGACCTGTGCATCGTGCCCCTGCCCAGCGCCCAGGAACTGTTCAACCGCAAGGACCTCTTCGAGATTCTGGTGTCCAGCCGGAGCCAGGAGGACATCCCCCGCGTGGGCAGGTCGCTGCATGAAATCATGATGGCGGCCTTTGACAACAACGAGGACTTCACCATCACCGACCAGGACGGGATGCTCTCGACCTTTTCGCGCATCTTCGACATGCTGCGCCTGATGCTCGTGGGCATCGCCTCCATCTCGCTGCTCGTGGGCGGCATCGGCATCATGAACATCATGCTGGTGTCCGTGCGCGAGCGCACCCGCGAGGTCGGCGTGCGGATGGCCGTGGGCGCGCGCCGCCTGGACATCGCCCTGCAGTTCCTCATCGAGTCCGTCACCCTCAGCGTGCTGGGCGGGCTCATGGGCATCGCCCTTGGCGCGGCCGGCGCCTTTGTCCTGCACGCGCTTTACCCCAGCCTCCCCATCGGCATCTCCATGTGGTCCACGGCTACATCCTTCCTCTTCAGCCTGGCCGTGGGCGTTTTCTTCGGGGTGTATCCCGCCGTGAAGGCCGCGGGCGTGGACCCGGTGGTGGCGCTGCGCTACGAGTGA
- a CDS encoding efflux RND transporter periplasmic adaptor subunit, whose product MANSSKAGLIFRLVLLLVLAGGAGAGAYYYTMREKPVEVTVARAERGLVTETVASITSGTVVSPLSSKVAAGTLGTVGAVHVKDGDRVEEGMVMVEINHEELDAQVELARANLKVAETRLEQARIAARTARDAGGIRLRQAVAALEQGEADHQRVKALAERQAVSASDLERASLALKTAREGKAAAEVGLAEAALRDEDIKTAEASIEQLRVAIGAAEAARNRAFVKAPFRGVVAKLLTQVGEAVVMGMPLLFLVQDEDLHIEAPFDEANLNVLEVGQRVEIEIDSCPDRVFRGTLDHISPVVNVVELMARNVTCRIRIDEGAEEFRPGMSADVSVITEEKENALFVPSEALVRDEYAFVVEDGRARRRGVGTGIGNWDQKEILDGLREGETIVTSISVLGLADGVPVTVVEALDN is encoded by the coding sequence ATGGCAAACTCCTCCAAAGCGGGCTTGATTTTCCGGCTGGTTCTCTTGCTGGTCCTGGCGGGCGGCGCGGGGGCCGGCGCTTACTACTACACGATGCGGGAGAAGCCCGTCGAGGTGACGGTGGCCAGGGCGGAGCGGGGGCTGGTCACCGAGACGGTGGCCTCCATCACCTCGGGCACGGTGGTTTCACCGCTTTCCTCCAAAGTGGCCGCGGGCACCCTGGGCACCGTCGGCGCGGTGCATGTGAAGGACGGGGACCGGGTGGAGGAGGGCATGGTGATGGTGGAGATTAACCATGAGGAGCTGGACGCGCAGGTGGAACTCGCGCGGGCAAACCTGAAGGTGGCGGAGACGCGCCTGGAGCAGGCGCGCATTGCCGCGCGGACCGCACGCGACGCGGGGGGCATCCGGCTCCGGCAGGCGGTGGCGGCGCTGGAGCAGGGGGAGGCGGACCACCAGCGGGTGAAGGCGCTCGCGGAACGGCAGGCCGTGTCGGCAAGCGACTTGGAGCGGGCCTCTCTGGCGTTGAAGACGGCCCGCGAGGGCAAGGCGGCGGCGGAGGTCGGGCTCGCCGAGGCGGCGCTCAGGGACGAGGACATCAAGACGGCGGAGGCCTCCATCGAGCAGCTCCGCGTGGCCATCGGCGCGGCGGAGGCGGCGCGGAACAGGGCCTTTGTGAAGGCGCCTTTCCGGGGCGTGGTCGCCAAACTGCTCACCCAGGTGGGCGAGGCGGTGGTCATGGGCATGCCCCTGCTGTTCCTGGTGCAGGATGAGGATTTGCATATTGAGGCGCCTTTTGACGAGGCCAACCTGAACGTGCTGGAGGTGGGCCAGCGCGTTGAAATCGAGATAGACTCCTGTCCGGACCGGGTGTTCCGGGGAACCCTGGACCACATATCGCCCGTGGTCAACGTGGTCGAGCTGATGGCCCGGAACGTCACCTGCCGCATCCGGATTGACGAGGGGGCGGAGGAGTTCCGGCCGGGCATGTCCGCCGACGTCTCCGTAATCACGGAGGAGAAGGAGAACGCCCTGTTTGTGCCCAGCGAGGCCCTGGTCCGGGACGAGTACGCCTTCGTCGTCGAGGACGGGCGGGCGCGGCGGCGCGGAGTCGGGACCGGCATCGGCAACTGGGACCAGAAAGAAATCCTGGACGGGCTCCGCGAGGGGGAGACCATCGTCACCTCCATCTCGGTGCTTGGCCTCGCCGACGGTGTGCCCGTGACCGTGGTGGAGGCGCTGGACAACTGA
- a CDS encoding ABC transporter ATP-binding protein: MNSDSPESLISVRDLHKVYTMGTDSLHALDGVSLEISRGTYMAVMGPSGSGKTTFLDILGCLSRPTTGDYWLNGQKVNGLSERQLADVRNHEIGFVFQNFNLLPRSSALNNVELPLVYAGVPRRERLRRARVALEAVGLANRMGHRPAELSGGQRQRVAIARALVNSPSILFADEPTGNLDTQSGESILAIIDELHQQGHTIVMVTHEAEVAAHAQRVVSFRDGRIVSDTWQTPPKRA, from the coding sequence ATGAATTCAGATTCACCGGAAAGCCTTATCTCCGTGCGCGACCTGCACAAGGTGTACACCATGGGGACGGACTCGCTCCATGCGCTGGACGGGGTGTCTCTGGAGATATCGCGGGGCACGTACATGGCCGTGATGGGCCCTTCGGGTTCGGGGAAGACGACGTTTTTGGACATACTTGGCTGCCTTTCACGGCCGACGACGGGGGATTACTGGCTGAACGGGCAGAAGGTGAACGGGCTCTCGGAACGGCAGCTCGCGGATGTGCGGAACCACGAAATCGGCTTTGTTTTCCAGAATTTCAACCTGCTGCCGCGCAGCAGCGCGCTGAACAATGTGGAGCTTCCGCTGGTCTATGCGGGGGTGCCCCGGCGGGAGCGGCTGCGCCGGGCGCGGGTGGCGCTGGAGGCGGTGGGGTTGGCAAACCGCATGGGCCACCGCCCGGCGGAACTCTCGGGGGGGCAGCGCCAGCGCGTGGCCATCGCGCGGGCGCTGGTGAACAGTCCGAGCATCCTTTTCGCGGACGAGCCGACGGGCAACCTGGACACGCAGAGCGGGGAGAGCATCCTCGCCATCATAGACGAACTTCATCAACAGGGCCACACGATAGTCATGGTCACGCACGAGGCCGAGGTTGCGGCGCACGCGCAGCGGGTCGTGAGTTTTCGTGACGGCCGGATAGTGAGCGACACATGGCAAACTCCTCCAAAGCGGGCTTGA
- a CDS encoding VWA domain-containing protein: MGRSTGIRIALALCCALLAAGCGRDAVRVSAEYLEFGDADTTLRFELWNGDAGLDTMEVSLLASAPWISVDPASARCAAPQTVPDKREVLDRKSVLVSVDRTMLTGDRAEGAITISGPRVNPVTIPVYVSPPYEAVALSATALDFGATDVTLTLQAWNVNREAGSLRVAVASSASWLRVNRTVLHSDGPQDRVEIAVTVERERITQAGTNTARLTFSSPGFAEKQVAVTVFKRFSAIGVSVEDMDFCREYLPRILEVWNASDQIPELGVLLEPSDPWIVVTPGSLTSLAPVGGIANRVPVLVSVNRDLLGEGVHQGHIDLLPSRTDVAPKRVAVKVTQDADTPGGGLIITDVQSRYSAPYLLDFTFSLRDRAGNAVIAEPAQFTVSAFENEVPLPSGTQPVLRPGTARQLRCEMVLDYSEPLQNRPRVLAAMEAAASGTFLNALNPEALVGITAFFRDEEEAVRVADFTTDREYLRERVAAIQSELVAGYATGTRTLDAVYDAVMRFNTADILEEDRRVVLFSSGRDTSSVRSLNEVVNRAAERRVKVMALGFGNIPDFTLLDNLAVRTGGLRLSAQHPEQLEAAFGQIIQNLEGQYVLRWPTLRRDSAAFLPRFTLALGDTFGSHVASARFTPSAYAGDVRRGTLRLVPSVSGSGASLVLRAEYMPRLIRKIRIYLLSSLPFEARLVDPADSGVLGGWRLTQDPDTDAPGVWLELESPGDPAAFADFGPLLRLDYPDLPDESTPLLEDLQVDNTLYTGGQYFVVVNFS; encoded by the coding sequence ATGGGTCGCTCAACGGGGATTCGGATTGCGCTGGCCCTCTGCTGCGCGCTGCTGGCCGCCGGGTGCGGGCGGGACGCCGTGCGGGTGTCGGCGGAGTATCTGGAATTTGGCGACGCGGACACCACGCTCCGCTTTGAACTCTGGAACGGCGACGCGGGTCTGGACACGATGGAGGTGTCCCTTTTGGCTTCGGCCCCCTGGATTTCGGTGGACCCCGCATCGGCGCGGTGCGCCGCGCCGCAGACCGTCCCGGACAAGCGCGAGGTGCTGGACAGGAAAAGCGTCCTGGTCTCCGTGGACCGGACGATGCTCACAGGGGACCGCGCCGAGGGCGCCATCACCATCAGCGGACCCCGTGTGAACCCGGTCACCATTCCGGTCTATGTGTCCCCGCCCTATGAGGCGGTGGCCCTGTCCGCCACGGCCCTGGATTTTGGCGCCACGGATGTGACGCTGACCCTTCAGGCGTGGAATGTGAACCGGGAGGCCGGCTCCCTGCGGGTGGCGGTGGCGTCGAGCGCGTCGTGGCTGCGCGTCAACCGGACCGTGCTGCACAGCGACGGCCCGCAGGACCGTGTGGAAATCGCCGTGACGGTGGAGCGGGAGCGCATCACCCAGGCGGGGACAAACACGGCCCGGCTGACCTTCTCCTCGCCGGGATTCGCGGAGAAACAGGTCGCCGTGACCGTGTTCAAGCGGTTCAGCGCCATAGGGGTCTCCGTCGAGGACATGGACTTCTGCAGGGAGTATCTCCCCCGCATCCTGGAGGTGTGGAATGCCAGCGACCAGATACCCGAACTGGGCGTCCTGCTGGAGCCCAGCGACCCCTGGATTGTTGTCACGCCGGGGAGTCTCACCAGTCTGGCGCCCGTGGGCGGCATCGCCAACCGGGTGCCGGTGCTGGTCAGCGTCAACCGCGACCTCCTCGGCGAGGGCGTGCACCAGGGCCACATAGACCTCCTTCCAAGCCGGACGGATGTCGCGCCAAAGCGCGTCGCCGTGAAAGTGACCCAGGACGCGGACACTCCGGGCGGCGGACTGATTATCACGGATGTCCAGTCCCGCTATTCCGCGCCCTATCTGCTGGACTTCACCTTCAGCCTCCGCGACCGGGCAGGGAACGCCGTCATCGCCGAGCCCGCCCAGTTCACGGTGTCCGCTTTTGAAAACGAGGTGCCCCTGCCGTCCGGAACCCAGCCCGTGCTGCGCCCCGGCACGGCGCGGCAGCTCCGCTGCGAGATGGTGCTGGACTATTCCGAACCCCTGCAAAACCGCCCGCGCGTCCTGGCCGCCATGGAGGCCGCCGCGTCGGGCACCTTCCTCAACGCCCTCAATCCGGAGGCGCTTGTGGGCATCACCGCTTTCTTCCGGGACGAGGAGGAGGCGGTCCGTGTGGCGGATTTCACCACGGACCGGGAGTATCTGCGGGAGCGTGTCGCCGCCATCCAGTCCGAACTGGTGGCCGGCTACGCGACGGGGACCCGCACGCTCGACGCCGTTTACGACGCCGTCATGCGCTTTAACACGGCGGACATCCTGGAGGAGGACCGCCGCGTTGTCCTCTTCTCCAGCGGACGCGACACATCCAGCGTCCGCAGCCTGAACGAGGTGGTCAACCGCGCCGCCGAACGCCGGGTAAAGGTGATGGCCCTGGGTTTTGGGAACATCCCCGACTTCACACTGCTGGACAACCTCGCCGTGCGCACGGGAGGACTGCGCCTCAGCGCGCAGCACCCCGAGCAGTTGGAGGCCGCGTTCGGCCAAATTATCCAGAACCTCGAGGGGCAGTATGTCCTGCGCTGGCCCACCCTGCGCCGGGACTCGGCGGCCTTCCTTCCCCGTTTCACCCTGGCCCTGGGCGACACTTTCGGCTCCCATGTCGCGTCGGCGCGTTTCACGCCCTCGGCCTACGCCGGTGATGTCCGCCGGGGCACGCTGCGGCTGGTGCCCTCGGTGTCGGGTTCGGGCGCGTCACTGGTGCTGCGCGCGGAGTACATGCCCCGGCTCATCCGGAAAATCCGCATCTACCTCCTGTCCAGCCTGCCTTTCGAGGCGCGCCTTGTGGACCCCGCCGACTCGGGGGTCCTTGGCGGGTGGCGTCTCACCCAGGACCCCGACACGGACGCGCCGGGGGTTTGGCTGGAGCTCGAAAGCCCCGGCGATCCGGCGGCCTTCGCCGATTTCGGCCCCCTGCTGCGGCTGGACTATCCGGACCTGCCCGACGAGTCCACGCCCCTGCTGGAGGACCTGCAGGTGGACAACACCCTCTACACGGGCGGACAGTATTTTGTCGTGGTGAATTTCAGTTAG